Proteins from a single region of Pirellulales bacterium:
- a CDS encoding DUF362 domain-containing protein, producing MSPKPCHRRQFLRTAGVAGAGAAALTMARPTWQDQLHAAEEAPKADVGLARGDNMEDAVRKAVELSGGLDFIQPEQTVLIKPNCTGAAPNPTTTSPEVVYAVIKLVAERGPKRILVSDRCFSPIFKPTTPKTVDVMKKVGHIEAINQAISDVKAPVVAVGLEDAAAEFELLGLPKDTEHWVHLKPEKAEHWPNGFQQAKLLFAVDHVINVPVIKTHFQAWFTMALKAFVGMSSHDTRREFHNSFSGDNDLFNQKRSGSRRRRGADGRKLDVEEVTPLVNRIAELNLGLKPALNILDGTRSFVFGGPSQGDTADPKLIVASRDRIAADATGVAVLKWLGTEPRLQRYSVWENPFLMHAMKIGIGIQGRDQLNLKHTGIDEADLKLIEEGLA from the coding sequence GTGTCGCCCAAACCCTGCCATCGCCGCCAGTTCTTGCGCACCGCCGGCGTTGCTGGCGCGGGCGCCGCGGCCCTGACGATGGCCCGCCCCACCTGGCAGGACCAGCTGCACGCGGCTGAAGAGGCGCCCAAGGCCGACGTGGGTTTGGCCCGCGGCGACAACATGGAAGACGCCGTGCGCAAGGCGGTCGAGCTCTCCGGCGGGCTCGATTTCATCCAGCCCGAGCAGACCGTGCTGATCAAGCCAAACTGCACGGGCGCCGCCCCGAATCCCACGACCACCAGCCCGGAGGTCGTCTATGCGGTGATCAAGCTGGTCGCCGAGCGCGGGCCGAAGCGAATCCTGGTGTCGGACCGTTGTTTCTCGCCGATCTTCAAGCCGACGACGCCCAAGACGGTCGACGTGATGAAGAAAGTCGGCCATATCGAGGCCATCAACCAGGCCATCTCCGACGTGAAAGCGCCGGTCGTGGCCGTGGGCCTGGAAGACGCGGCGGCCGAGTTCGAGTTGCTCGGTCTGCCGAAAGACACCGAACATTGGGTCCATCTCAAGCCCGAGAAGGCCGAGCACTGGCCCAACGGGTTCCAGCAGGCCAAGCTGTTGTTCGCCGTCGATCACGTGATCAACGTGCCGGTGATCAAGACGCATTTCCAGGCCTGGTTCACGATGGCGCTGAAGGCCTTCGTGGGCATGAGCAGCCACGACACGCGGCGCGAATTCCACAACTCGTTCTCGGGCGACAACGACCTGTTCAACCAGAAGCGCTCGGGCAGCCGGCGTCGCCGCGGCGCCGACGGCCGCAAGCTCGACGTCGAGGAAGTCACCCCGTTGGTGAATCGGATTGCCGAATTGAACCTGGGACTGAAGCCGGCTCTGAACATCCTCGATGGGACCCGCAGCTTCGTGTTCGGCGGTCCTTCGCAAGGCGACACGGCCGATCCGAAGCTGATCGTTGCCAGCCGCGACCGGATTGCCGCCGACGCTACGGGCGTGGCCGTGCTCAAGTGGCTAGGCACCGAGCCGCGCTTGCAGCGCTATTCGGTCTGGGAAAACCCGTTCCTCATGCACGCCATGAAAATCGGCATCGGCATCCAAGGCCGCGATCAGCTCAATCTCAAGCACACCGGCATCGACGAAGCAGACCTGAAGCTGATCGAAGAAGGCCTGGCGTAA
- a CDS encoding redoxin domain-containing protein: MPGWQAVYDELKSQNFEIIAAAQDTGGEQACGKFYDSAKATFTTLIDVDHVVSTAFQMVNVPTGVWIDEQGHIVRPPEVAYSKQMKVLGQVIGDDRYVAGLRDWVKHGANSRFVAPAKLLERKLAARPLRLRQADCEFRLGTWFQAQGDNPRARAHWKVAQELNPDNWNYHRQDWSFHGSEALTKWLAKFRALGDRPYYEPAEFPATDADTNPPVEQP; the protein is encoded by the coding sequence TTGCCCGGGTGGCAAGCAGTCTACGACGAGTTGAAGTCTCAGAACTTCGAGATCATCGCCGCTGCGCAGGACACCGGCGGCGAGCAGGCCTGCGGTAAGTTCTACGATAGCGCCAAGGCGACATTCACCACGCTGATCGACGTCGACCATGTGGTGAGCACGGCGTTTCAGATGGTCAATGTGCCGACCGGCGTGTGGATCGACGAGCAGGGGCACATCGTTCGCCCGCCCGAGGTCGCCTATTCGAAGCAGATGAAGGTCTTGGGGCAGGTGATCGGCGACGATCGCTATGTCGCGGGTCTGCGCGATTGGGTCAAGCACGGTGCGAACAGCCGCTTCGTGGCGCCGGCCAAATTGCTCGAGCGCAAACTGGCGGCGCGACCGCTGCGCTTGCGGCAGGCCGACTGCGAGTTCCGCTTGGGGACGTGGTTCCAGGCCCAGGGCGACAACCCGCGCGCTCGGGCACATTGGAAAGTGGCGCAGGAACTGAATCCCGACAATTGGAACTACCATCGGCAGGACTGGTCGTTCCACGGCAGCGAAGCGCTAACCAAGTGGCTGGCCAAGTTCCGCGCGCTTGGCGATCGGCCCTACTACGAACCGGCGGAATTCCCCGCGACCGATGCGGACACGAATCCGCCGGTCGAACAGCCATAG
- a CDS encoding phosphatidylserine/phosphatidylglycerophosphate/cardiolipin synthase family protein, which yields MKLQTHASQGNLAACSSRAPGWQCCARAVFALVLLALPPQALHADGLRILEDDRAALQARIDVVARAQTRIDLAYFCIGDDDLAVGLLALLRDAAQRGVRVRVLVDAMHNEIPAGVQAELVRSGVEVRNYHPARLDRPDWITTRLHDKVWLIDARELITGGRNLEARYFGYEEFNFRDRDVYVTGRGAAAAGEYFDAIWRHDAVVPFTPPQPSRSDPNERVYGGVRNNHTATKQRAAAERQLADAKAALVTRYGLQVPVGPDWSREVLPVTAIRFLYDPPGEKANGAGITHDLEALIRNAAQSIEIETPYLVLSERFSAALAAARTRGVQVRIATNSLGSTNSVIAQAAYTSQREAMLGLGIELWEYHGPRCLHSKSFVIDSRQAVIGSFNLDPRSELRDTQVAVLIDDPRVALQLAALHAGNRQSAARYAPGSTQQPASAAKASLQRKAFFGVSRLLWPLVKDEL from the coding sequence ATGAAACTGCAAACTCACGCAAGCCAGGGCAACCTTGCGGCCTGCTCATCGCGCGCGCCGGGATGGCAGTGCTGCGCGCGGGCCGTTTTCGCGCTGGTGCTGCTGGCGCTGCCTCCGCAGGCACTGCACGCCGACGGCCTTCGCATTCTCGAAGACGATCGGGCCGCGCTGCAGGCCCGGATCGACGTGGTGGCGCGCGCCCAGACCCGGATTGACCTGGCCTACTTCTGCATCGGCGACGACGACCTGGCCGTGGGCCTGCTGGCCCTGTTGCGCGACGCGGCACAGCGCGGCGTGCGCGTGCGTGTGCTCGTTGATGCGATGCATAATGAAATCCCCGCCGGGGTCCAGGCCGAATTGGTGCGCAGCGGCGTCGAAGTGCGCAATTACCACCCCGCGCGGCTCGATCGCCCTGACTGGATCACTACGCGGCTGCACGACAAAGTCTGGCTGATCGACGCGCGCGAGTTGATCACAGGCGGCCGCAATCTCGAGGCGCGGTATTTCGGTTACGAGGAGTTCAACTTCCGCGATCGCGACGTCTATGTGACCGGCCGTGGCGCCGCCGCGGCCGGCGAATACTTCGACGCCATCTGGCGCCACGACGCCGTGGTGCCGTTCACCCCGCCGCAGCCGTCGCGCTCCGATCCCAACGAGCGCGTCTATGGCGGCGTGCGTAATAACCACACAGCCACGAAGCAGCGCGCCGCCGCCGAGCGCCAATTGGCCGACGCCAAGGCGGCGCTCGTCACGCGCTACGGCCTGCAAGTGCCTGTCGGCCCCGACTGGTCGCGCGAAGTGTTGCCCGTGACGGCGATTCGCTTTCTTTACGATCCTCCCGGTGAAAAGGCCAACGGCGCGGGCATCACGCACGATCTCGAGGCCCTGATTCGCAACGCCGCGCAATCGATCGAAATTGAGACCCCTTACCTCGTCTTGTCCGAACGGTTCAGCGCGGCGTTAGCCGCGGCCCGGACGCGTGGCGTGCAGGTGCGGATCGCCACGAACTCGCTCGGCTCGACGAACAGCGTGATTGCACAGGCCGCCTATACGTCGCAACGCGAGGCCATGCTGGGATTGGGCATCGAGCTGTGGGAATACCACGGCCCCCGCTGCCTGCATTCCAAGTCGTTCGTCATCGACAGCCGCCAGGCAGTCATCGGCTCGTTCAATCTCGATCCGCGCAGCGAACTGCGCGACACGCAAGTCGCCGTGCTGATCGATGACCCACGCGTGGCCCTACAGCTGGCCGCGCTGCATGCCGGCAATCGCCAGAGCGCGGCACGTTATGCCCCGGGCAGCACGCAGCAGCCTGCATCGGCCGCGAAGGCCAGTTTGCAGCGCAAGGCGTTCTTCGGCGTCTCGCGGCTGTTGTGGCCGCTCGTGAAAGACGAGCTGTAA